Genomic DNA from Streptomyces sp. GS7:
CGCGGCGGGGTCAGTGCGCCTCCAGCGTCACGGTGAAGGAGAACCGGTCGCCGCGGTAGTGGATCCGGGCGACGTCGAGCACCCGCCCGGACTCGTCGTAGGTGATGCCGGTGTAGTGCAGGATCGGGCTGAGCAGCGGCACCTGGAGCAGCCGGGCGGTCTCCGGGTCGGCCAGCCGGGCCTCGACGGTGTCGGTGATCCGGCTGATGCGGACGCCCACCGCGTCCCGCAGCACCTTGGTCATCGGCCAGCGCTCCAGGTCCGCGAGGTCGATCCGGGCGGCGACGTCGGGGCGGACGTAGTTCCGTGCGTGGTTGGTGGGTTCGCCCGACGCCTCGTCGCTGCGCAGTCGCCGGAAACCGGCCACTTCGTCCATGTCCGGGAAGAATTCGGATAGTTCGGGAGGTACGGAGACCGGGCCGTGCTCCAGCAGGGCGGTCCGCATCCCGGACTGCTGGGCCACGATCGCGTCCACCGACCCGAGCAGCCGGACCGGCGCACCGCGCTGCGCGCTCGGCTCGATGAACGTGCCGCGGCGCCGGTGCCGGCTGATCAGCCCTTCCGACTCCAGCTCCTTGAGGGCCTGGCGCATCGTCAGCACGCTGACGCCGTAGTGCTCGGCGAGCGCGTCCTCGGTGGGGAGCCGGAGCGGCGCCTCGGGCGAGCGCCCCAGTATGGAAGCGCGCAGGGACTGCGAGACCTGGTACCACAGCGGCAGTTTGCGGTTCAGGGCGATCGAGTCGGGAGCGAAGGTGGTCACAGAGCGATCCCCGGATCCTACGGGCGGAAGTGGCGCTGAAGACCCTGCCATACGTCGTCGTAGCCGCGCTGGAGGTGTCCGGCGTCCCGGGCCTGCGCGGTGAGCGTCAGCGGCCAGCGGGTCTCGAACATGAAGGCCAGCCCGTTGTCGATCTTCTGCGGGGCGAGTTCGGCGGCGCTGGCCCGCTCGAAGGTCTCCCGGTCGGGGCCGTGCGCGGACATCATGTTGTGCAGCGAGCCGCCGCCCGGAACGAAACCCTCCGCCTTGGCGTCGTAGGCGCCTTCGATCAGGCCCATGTACTCGGTCATCACGTTGCGGTGGAAGTACGGCGGCCGGAAGGTGTCCTCGCCGACCAGCCAGCGCGGCGCGAACACCACGAAGTCGACGCCCGCCAGGCCCGGGGTGTCCGAGGGGGAGGTGAGCACCGTGAAGATCGACGGGTCCGGGTGGTCGTAGCTGATCGAGCCGATGACGTTGAAGCGGCGCAGGTCGTAGACGTACGGGACGTGGTTGCCGTGCCAGGCGACGACGTCCAGGGGCGAGTGGTCGTAGGTGGCCGTCCAGAGGTTGCCGCCGAACTTGTTCAGGACCTCGACCGGGCCGTCGACGTCCTCGTAGGCGGCCGTCGGGGCGAGGAAGTCCCGGGCGTTGGCGAGGCCGTTGGCGCCGATCGGGCCGAGGTCGGGCAGCTCGAAGGGGCGGCCGTAGTTCTCGCAGACATAGCCGCGCGCGGTCGCGTCCAGCAGCTCGACGCGGAAGCGCACACCGCGCGGGATCAGCGCCACATGGCCCGGTTCGGCCCGCAGCAGGCCGAACTCGGTGCGCAGCAGCAGCCCGCCGCGCTCCGGCACGATGAGCAGCTCGCCGTCCGCGTCGCTGAACACCCGCCGGTCCATGGAGGCGTTGGCGTGGTAGAGGTGCACCGCCATACCGGCGCGCTGGGTGGCGTCGCCGTTGCCGCCCAGGGTCCACAGGCCGTCCACGAAGTCCGTCGGGTCGGCGGGCTCGGGGAGCGGGTTCCAGCGCAGCCGGTTGGGGTCGGGCAGGCACTCGGTGAACGGCGCGGAGCGGATCTCGCCCCGGTTGGCGCGGAGGAACGGCGGGTGCGCGGCCGACGGGCGGATGCGGTAGAGCCAGGAGCGCCGGTTGTGGCGGCGCGGTTCGGTGAAGGCCGAGCCGCTGAGCTGCTCGGCATACAGGCCGAGGGGGGCCCGCTGCGGGGAGTTGCGGCCCACCGGCAGTGCCCCGGGGACGGCCTCCGAGCTGTGCTCGTTGCCGAAGCCGGAGGAGTAGGCCAGCCCCTCGGCCGTCTTCCTCGCCTGCTCGTTGCCCGTACCAGTCATCGCGCGCTCCCGCCGTTCACGGAACTCAAGGAATCCTATGCAAGACCTTAGGATTCCGGGCGGTGGGTCGTCAACGATGGGGGGGACCTCCCTGCGCGAGCAAAGCCGAGAACCTGGGGGAGTCCGGCCGGGATGGCCGGATCCCCGCCCTCGGCCATCCCGGCTCCGTACGGCGGGCAAGATGACCGTGTGCAGCCATCGACGCCTCAACCCGCCCCCCGGTCCGCCCCCACGACCGCGTCCACCACCCCGTCCGCCGCCCCCGCCGCCGGACCGTCCGCCGCCCCCTCCCCGCTCCGCCGCGCGCCCGTGCAGCGGCGCAGCGCCCAGCGCCTGGCCCGGATCCTCGACGCCTGCGCCGAGCTGCTGGACGAGACCGGATACGAGGACCTCAGCACCCGCGCCGTCGCCGGCCGCGCCGGGGTCCCGATCGGCTCCGTCTACCGCTTCTTCCCCAACAAGCGCGCCATGGCGGAGGCGCTCGCCCAGCGGAACCTCGACGCGTACGCGGACCGGATCACCACCCGGCTGACCGCCCCCGGGCAGCCGCCGGGCTGGCGCGGCGCGATGGACGTGGTGGTCGACGAGTACCTCGCCATGAAGCGCACGGTGCCGGGCTTCGCCCTGGTCGAGTTCACCGTCCCCGCCCCGCGCGAGACGCGGCAGGCCAACTACGAGGTCGCCGACCGGCTGCTGGGCCTGCTCGCCGGACGGCTCGGCCTGGACGCCGCCGACGACCGGCTGCGCACCGCCTTCCTCGTCGGCGTGGAGACCGCCGACGCGCTGCTCCAGCTCGCCTTCCGCACGGACCCCGGCGGCGATCCGGCGATCGTCGCGGAGACGAAGGAGCTGCTGCGGGCCTATCTGGTGCGGTATCTGGACGCGTAGGCCAGTGGGGCGGAGGTGGCGCGGGGGTACCGGGCACACGGGTGGCCGAGAGCTGCTGGCGGCCACGAAACTACCGGCGCTAGTTTGGATGGTGTCCCCCTGGGAGGCGCCCGGGGCGCCCCCTAGGGTGCGGAAGAGGACGACCAGGCGGCCCGGGAGGACCACGACGTGAAGCAGCACGACGCGATGTACATCGACGGCGGCTGGCGGCCCGCCGAGGGCAGCGGCCGGATCGAGGTCGTCAACCCGGCCGACGAGCAGGTGATCGGCACCGTCCCGGCCGGATCCGAGGAGGACGTGGACGCCGCGGTGCGGGCCGCCCGCGCCGCGCTGCCCGGCTGGGCCGCCACTCCGCCCGCGGCGCGCGCCGACCGGCTGGCCGCGCTGCACGACCAACTCGTCGCGCGCACCGAGGAGATCGCCGCGACCGTCACCGCCGAACTGGGCTCGCCGCTCGCCTTCAGCACCGCGGTGCACGCCGGGGTGCCGCTCGCGGTCTGCGGCTCGTACGCCGAGCTGGCCCGGTCGTGCGCCTTCGAGGAGACCGTCGGCAACTCCACCGTGCTGCTCGAACCGGTCGGCGTGGTGGGCGCGATCACGCCGTGGAACTATCCGCTGCACCAGATCGTCGCCAAGGTCGCCCCGGCGCTGGCGGCGGGCTGCACGGTCGTGCTCAAGCCGGCCGAGGACACCCCGCTGGTGGCCCAGCTGTTCGCCGAGTGCGTCGACGCGGCCGGGTTCCCGGCCGGTGTCTTCAACCTCGTCACCGGCCTCGGCCCGGTCGCCGGCCATGCGCTCGCCGAGCACGACGGCGTCGATCTGGTCTCCTTCACCGGCTCGACGGCCGTCGGCAGGAAGATCGGCGCCATCGCGGGCGCCGCGGTCAAGCGGGTGGCGCTGGAGCTGGGCGGCAAGTCCGCCAACGTCATCCTGCCCAGCGCCGACCTCGGCAGGGCGGTGGCCGTCGGCGTCGCCAACGTCATGGCCAACTCCGGCCAGACGTGCAGTGCGTGGACCCGGATGCTGGTCCCCACGGACCGCTACGACGAGGCGGTCGCGCTGGCCGCCGCCGCGGTCGCCAAGTACGTCCCCGGCGAGCGGGTCGGCCCGCTGGTCAGCGCCCGGCAGCGGGACCGGGTGCGCGGCTACATCGAGCGGGGCATCGCCGACGGCGCCACGGTCGTCGCGGGCGGCCCGGAGGCACCCGCCGAGGTCGGCTACTACGTCACCCCGACCGTCTTCGCGGACGTCGCCCCCGAGATGGCCATCGCCCAGGAGGAGATCTTCGGCCCGGTGCTGTCGATCCTGCGCTACGAGGACGAGGACGACGCAGTACGGATCGCCAACGGCACCGTCTACGGGCTCGCCGGCGCGGTCTGGGCCGGCGACGACGCCGAGGCGGTCGCCTTCGCCCGCCGCCTCGACACCGGGCAGGTCGACATCAACGGCGGGCGCTTCAACCCCCTCGCCCCGTTCGGCGGTTACAAGCAGTCGGGGGTGGGCCGCGAGCTGGGCCCGCACGGCCTGGCCGAGTACCTGCAGACGAAGTCGCTCCAGTTCTGAGCCGGTCGGACCCCTGGCGGAGCGCCGGCGCCGCCCGGCCCGGCCGCCCGCCGCCCCGTCATCCCGCCGCCCCGTCATCCCGCCCGCTCACCCCGTCACCCCGCCGTCCTCCGCCCGCCCCGAGGAGATCCCGTGGTCCGCGCCGCCGTACTGCCCGCCGTCAACGCCCCGCTCCAGATCACCGAGATCGAGCTGCCGGAGCCGGGGCCGGGCCAGGTCCGCATCCGGCTCGCCGCCGCCGGTGTCTGCCACTCCGACCTGTCGCTGTCCAACGGAACGCTGCGGCAGCCCGCTCCGGCCGTGCTCGGGCACGAGGGCGCGGGCACCGTCACCGCGGTCGGACCGGAGGTCACCGGCGTCGCCCCCGGCGACCGCGTCATCCTCAACTGGGCCCCGTCCTGCGGGAGCTGCCGGTTCTGCGAGCTGGCCGAGCCCTGGCTGTGCGCCCACTCCGGGCGCGCCGGCGAAACCCCCTACGCCACCCGCGCCGACGACGGCAGCCCGCTCTACGCCGCGCTGGGCACCGCCGTCTTCGCCGAGGAGACCGTGGTGCCCGAGCGGGCCGCGCTGCCGCTGCCCGACGGGGTGCCGCTGGCCGACGCGGCGCTGCTCGGCTGCGCGGTGCTCACCGGCTGGGGCGCGGTGCACCACAGTGCCCGGGTGCGGGCGGGGGAGTCGGTCGCGGTGTTCGGGGTCGGCGGGGTGGGGCTGGCCACCGTGCAGGCGGCGCGCATCGCGGGGGCGGGCACGATCGTGGCGGTGGACGTCTCGCCGGAGAAGGAGGAGCTGGCGCGGGCGGCCGGGGCCACCGACTTCGTGGTCGTGGGCGAGAACGGGTCTTCCGGAAAGGAGTGCGCCCAGCGGATCCGCGCGCTGACCGGCGGGTTCGGCACCGATGTCGCGGTGGAGTGCGTGGGCCGCGCCGACGCGATCCGCACCGCCTGGTCCGCCACCCGGCGGGGCGGCCGGACGACCGTGGTGGGCATCGGCGGCAAGGAGCAGCAGGTGGCGTTCTCCGCCCTGGAGCTCTTCTACTTCGGCCGGACGCTCTCCGGCTGCGTCTACGGCAACAGCGACCCGGCGCGCGATCTCCCCGTCATCGCCGGACAGGTCCGCTCCGGCGCGCTCGACCTCTCCGCCCTGGTCACCGACCGGATCGGGCTGGACGGCATCCCCGACGCCTTCGAGGCGATGCTCGCGGGGAAGGGCGGCCGGGCGCTGGTCGTCTTCTGAGGCGCCCTGGGGAGCCGGTCGCGGTCCGGGGCGGCGCGCGGCCGGCGGGGCAGGTCTATGGCCGGGGCGGGCCGCCGGGCGGGGCGAGCTCCGGGTGGTGCAGCGTCAGGCCGTCCACCAGCGCGAGCAGTCCCGCCTCGAACGCGCCCTCGTCGACCCGGCGTTGATGCTCCGCCAGGAGGTGTGCCTGACCCAGGTGCGGATAGGCGTCGGGGTCGTAGGCGCCGGGGTCGTCGACGAAGCCGCGGGCGAACGAGCCCAGCGCGGAGCCCGCGACGAAATAGCGGACCATGGCGCACACCCGGGTGGCCTGTGCGGGTGGCCAGCCCGCCCCCACCATGCCGCCGAACGCCGCGTCGGCCATCTTCAGCCCGGCGGGGCGCCGGCCGGGGCCCTGGGCGAGGAACGGCACGATGTGCGGATGGGCGGCGAGCGCCGCGCGGTAGGAGCGGGCCCAGTCGAGCAGTCCGGCGCGCCAGTCCCCGCCGCGCTCGAACGTCGACACGTCGACCTCGGCGATGACCGTGTCCGCGACCGCGTCGAGGATCTCGTCCTTGGTCGTGAAGTGGTTGTAGAGCGACGGCCCGCTCACGCCCAGCTCCGCCGCCAGCCGCCGGGTGGAGAGCGCCGCGAGCCCGTCCGCGTCGATCAGCGCCAGCGCGGTGGTGACGATGCGCTCGCGGCTCAGCAGGGGCTTGCGGGGTCGGGCCATGACGCACATAGTAGGGGCTGCCAGCTAAAAACTAGCACCGCTAATTAAACCGTCTTCCCGCCGACAGGGGGCCCGAGATGAACCTGGAGCTCAGTGCCGAACAGGCCGCCGTACGCCGGCTCGCCGAGGACTTCGTCGACCGCGAGATCGCCCCGCACGCCGCCGCCTGGGACCGCGCGGAGCGGGTCGACCCCGGTATCGTCGGGAAGCTCGGCGCCCTCGGCTTCCTCGGCCTGACCGTCCCCGAGGAGTACGGCGGCTCCGGCGGCGACCACCTCGCGTACGCCCTGGTCACCGAAGAGCTGGGGCGCGGCGACTCCGCCGTGCGCGGCATCGTCTCGGTCTCGCTCGGGCTGGTCGCCAAGACCATCGCCTCCTGGGGAGACGAGGAGCAGAAGCGGGCCTGGCTCCCGCGGCTGACCTCCGGCCGGGCGGTCGGCTGCTTCGGCCTGACCGAGCCCGGCACCGGCTCCGACGCGGGCAACCTCACCACCCGGGCGGTCCGCGACGGCGGGGACTACGTCGTCGACGGCGCGAAGATGTTCATCACCAACGGCACCTGGGCGGACGTCGTGCTGCTCTTCGCCCGGACCGGCGGCGCCCCCGGCCACAAGGGCGTCAGCGCCTTCCTGATACCGACGGACACCCCGGGCCTGACCCGCCGCGAGATCCACGGCAAGCTCGGGCTGCGCGGCCAGGCCACCGCCGAACTGGTCCTGGAGGGCGTGCGGGTGCCCGCCTCCGCCATGCTGGGCCCCGAGGGCAAGGGCTTCTCGGTCGCCATGTCCGCCCTGGCCAAGGGCCGGATGTCGGTCGCCGCCGGCTGCGTCGGCATCGCCCGGGCCGCGCTGGACGCGGCCGTCGGGTACGCCGGCGAGCGCGAGCAGTTCGGTGCGCCGATCGCCCGCCACCAGCTCGTCCAGGAACTCCTCAGCGACATCGCGGTGGACGTGGACGCCGCGCGGCTGCTGACCTGGCGGGTGGCCGATCTCATCGACCGCGGCGAGCCGTTCGCCACCGAGGCGTCGAAGGCCAAGCTCTTCGCCTCCGAGGCCGCGGTGCGTGCCGCCAACAACGCCCTCCAGGTCTTCGGCGGCTACGGCTACATCGACGAGTACCCGGTCGGCAAGCTGCTGCGCGACGCCCGGGTGATGACCCTCTACGAAGGCACCAGCCAGATCCAGAAACTGGTGATCGGCCGCGCGCTCACCGGGGTCTCCGCGTTCTGACCGGCTCCTGCCGCGTACGCTCCGTCCCGGCGCCCGCGCCCGCGCCGGCTCGTTCCGCACCCGGGAGGAGACCTAAGCGCTTGCTCAGTCGCGCGGTATGGTGTTCGATCCGGGCAGAGGAAGGTCCCTGGCGGATCGAGGAGCGGGGTACGCGATGGGTGCGGCGGAGCGGGCGGCCAAGGAGAGCGAGGAATGGGCCGGGGTGAGCCCGGACGCCGCGCGGCGGCTGGTCGCCGCGGCCGTCGAGGCGTTCGCCGAGCGCGGCTACCACGCCACCACCACCCGCGACATCGCCGGCCGCGCCGGGATGAGCCCGGCCGCGCTCTACATCCACTACAAGACCAAAGAGGAGCTGCTGTACCGCATCAGCGGCATCGGCCACGAGAAGGCGCTGTGCATCATGGGCGCCGCCGCTGAGGCCGCGGGCAGCCCGACCGAGCGGCTGCGCGACGCGGTACGGACCTTCGCCCGCTGGCACGCCGAGCACCACACCACCGCCCGCGTCATCCAGTACGAGCTGCAGGCGCTGAGCGACGTGCACTACGCCGAGATCGCCGGTCTGCGCCGCCGCACCGACCGGCTGCTGCGCCAGATCATCCAGGACGGCGCCGACAGCGGCGAGTTCCGGGTCGGCGACGTCCCGGGCACCACCCTCGCCGTGCTGTCGCTGTGCGTGGACGTGGCCCGCTGGTTCTCCGCCGACGGTCCGCGGACGCCCGACGAGGTCGGCGCGCTCTACGCCGACCTCGTCCTGCGGATGGTGGGTGCCCCGCCGGCCTGACCGCCGGCCCGGCTAGAGGTAGAAGCGGCTGACCGACTCCGCGACGCACACCGGCTTGTCGCCGCCCTCCCGCTCGATCGTCACGACCGTGGTCAGCTGCACCCCGCCGGACACGTCGGCGACCTCCGCGATCCGGGCGGTGGCCCGCAGCCGCGAGCCGACCGGGACGGTCGCCGGGAAACGGACCTTGTTGGTGCCGTAGTTGATGCCCATCGTCACGTTGTCGACCCGCATCAGCCGCGGGACCAGCGCCGGCAGCAGCGACAGCGTCAGATAGCCGTGCGCGATGGTGGTGCCGAACGGCCCGGCCGCGGCCTTCTCCTGGTCGACGTGGATCCACTGGTGGTCACCGGTGGCCTCCGCGAACAGGTCGATCCGCTTCTGGTCGACCTCCAGCCAGTCGCTGGGACCCAACTCCGTGCCGACCGCGGCCCGCAGTTCCTCGACCGACCCGAACACCCGGGGCTCTGCCATCTCCGTCTGCCTCCTCAGCGTCGCCTTACTAAGCGCTTGCTCAGGATGCGAGTGCGCGGGCCCGCTGTCAACGGTCGTCTCGGGGCAGGTCGTAGGGTTGAGGGGTGCCACAGCTTCCGTACAAGGTCCACGAACTCTCCGTCGGCCAGCTCTCCGCGCGCAGCGGCGCGGCGGTGTCCGCGCTGCACTTCTACGAGTCGAAGGGGCTGATCAGCAGCACC
This window encodes:
- a CDS encoding GntR family transcriptional regulator, translating into MTTFAPDSIALNRKLPLWYQVSQSLRASILGRSPEAPLRLPTEDALAEHYGVSVLTMRQALKELESEGLISRHRRRGTFIEPSAQRGAPVRLLGSVDAIVAQQSGMRTALLEHGPVSVPPELSEFFPDMDEVAGFRRLRSDEASGEPTNHARNYVRPDVAARIDLADLERWPMTKVLRDAVGVRISRITDTVEARLADPETARLLQVPLLSPILHYTGITYDESGRVLDVARIHYRGDRFSFTVTLEAH
- the hmgA gene encoding homogentisate 1,2-dioxygenase; the protein is MTGTGNEQARKTAEGLAYSSGFGNEHSSEAVPGALPVGRNSPQRAPLGLYAEQLSGSAFTEPRRHNRRSWLYRIRPSAAHPPFLRANRGEIRSAPFTECLPDPNRLRWNPLPEPADPTDFVDGLWTLGGNGDATQRAGMAVHLYHANASMDRRVFSDADGELLIVPERGGLLLRTEFGLLRAEPGHVALIPRGVRFRVELLDATARGYVCENYGRPFELPDLGPIGANGLANARDFLAPTAAYEDVDGPVEVLNKFGGNLWTATYDHSPLDVVAWHGNHVPYVYDLRRFNVIGSISYDHPDPSIFTVLTSPSDTPGLAGVDFVVFAPRWLVGEDTFRPPYFHRNVMTEYMGLIEGAYDAKAEGFVPGGGSLHNMMSAHGPDRETFERASAAELAPQKIDNGLAFMFETRWPLTLTAQARDAGHLQRGYDDVWQGLQRHFRP
- a CDS encoding TetR/AcrR family transcriptional regulator yields the protein MQRRSAQRLARILDACAELLDETGYEDLSTRAVAGRAGVPIGSVYRFFPNKRAMAEALAQRNLDAYADRITTRLTAPGQPPGWRGAMDVVVDEYLAMKRTVPGFALVEFTVPAPRETRQANYEVADRLLGLLAGRLGLDAADDRLRTAFLVGVETADALLQLAFRTDPGGDPAIVAETKELLRAYLVRYLDA
- a CDS encoding aldehyde dehydrogenase family protein gives rise to the protein MKQHDAMYIDGGWRPAEGSGRIEVVNPADEQVIGTVPAGSEEDVDAAVRAARAALPGWAATPPAARADRLAALHDQLVARTEEIAATVTAELGSPLAFSTAVHAGVPLAVCGSYAELARSCAFEETVGNSTVLLEPVGVVGAITPWNYPLHQIVAKVAPALAAGCTVVLKPAEDTPLVAQLFAECVDAAGFPAGVFNLVTGLGPVAGHALAEHDGVDLVSFTGSTAVGRKIGAIAGAAVKRVALELGGKSANVILPSADLGRAVAVGVANVMANSGQTCSAWTRMLVPTDRYDEAVALAAAAVAKYVPGERVGPLVSARQRDRVRGYIERGIADGATVVAGGPEAPAEVGYYVTPTVFADVAPEMAIAQEEIFGPVLSILRYEDEDDAVRIANGTVYGLAGAVWAGDDAEAVAFARRLDTGQVDINGGRFNPLAPFGGYKQSGVGRELGPHGLAEYLQTKSLQF
- a CDS encoding Zn-dependent alcohol dehydrogenase — its product is MVRAAVLPAVNAPLQITEIELPEPGPGQVRIRLAAAGVCHSDLSLSNGTLRQPAPAVLGHEGAGTVTAVGPEVTGVAPGDRVILNWAPSCGSCRFCELAEPWLCAHSGRAGETPYATRADDGSPLYAALGTAVFAEETVVPERAALPLPDGVPLADAALLGCAVLTGWGAVHHSARVRAGESVAVFGVGGVGLATVQAARIAGAGTIVAVDVSPEKEELARAAGATDFVVVGENGSSGKECAQRIRALTGGFGTDVAVECVGRADAIRTAWSATRRGGRTTVVGIGGKEQQVAFSALELFYFGRTLSGCVYGNSDPARDLPVIAGQVRSGALDLSALVTDRIGLDGIPDAFEAMLAGKGGRALVVF
- a CDS encoding TetR/AcrR family transcriptional regulator, translated to MARPRKPLLSRERIVTTALALIDADGLAALSTRRLAAELGVSGPSLYNHFTTKDEILDAVADTVIAEVDVSTFERGGDWRAGLLDWARSYRAALAAHPHIVPFLAQGPGRRPAGLKMADAAFGGMVGAGWPPAQATRVCAMVRYFVAGSALGSFARGFVDDPGAYDPDAYPHLGQAHLLAEHQRRVDEGAFEAGLLALVDGLTLHHPELAPPGGPPRP
- a CDS encoding acyl-CoA dehydrogenase family protein; amino-acid sequence: MNLELSAEQAAVRRLAEDFVDREIAPHAAAWDRAERVDPGIVGKLGALGFLGLTVPEEYGGSGGDHLAYALVTEELGRGDSAVRGIVSVSLGLVAKTIASWGDEEQKRAWLPRLTSGRAVGCFGLTEPGTGSDAGNLTTRAVRDGGDYVVDGAKMFITNGTWADVVLLFARTGGAPGHKGVSAFLIPTDTPGLTRREIHGKLGLRGQATAELVLEGVRVPASAMLGPEGKGFSVAMSALAKGRMSVAAGCVGIARAALDAAVGYAGEREQFGAPIARHQLVQELLSDIAVDVDAARLLTWRVADLIDRGEPFATEASKAKLFASEAAVRAANNALQVFGGYGYIDEYPVGKLLRDARVMTLYEGTSQIQKLVIGRALTGVSAF
- a CDS encoding TetR/AcrR family transcriptional regulator, producing MGAAERAAKESEEWAGVSPDAARRLVAAAVEAFAERGYHATTTRDIAGRAGMSPAALYIHYKTKEELLYRISGIGHEKALCIMGAAAEAAGSPTERLRDAVRTFARWHAEHHTTARVIQYELQALSDVHYAEIAGLRRRTDRLLRQIIQDGADSGEFRVGDVPGTTLAVLSLCVDVARWFSADGPRTPDEVGALYADLVLRMVGAPPA
- a CDS encoding MaoC family dehydratase → MAEPRVFGSVEELRAAVGTELGPSDWLEVDQKRIDLFAEATGDHQWIHVDQEKAAAGPFGTTIAHGYLTLSLLPALVPRLMRVDNVTMGINYGTNKVRFPATVPVGSRLRATARIAEVADVSGGVQLTTVVTIEREGGDKPVCVAESVSRFYL